One Magnolia sinica isolate HGM2019 chromosome 2, MsV1, whole genome shotgun sequence genomic window, GCAACCTCTGGAAGTTTTCACGTGATTAAAAAGCCACACGTTATGGCTATTGGAATTTCCACGTGTTGTGGCTGGTGGATTTTCATATGTTAGAAACTAATAGAATAAATGTAATTATAGCACCttggaattcgggggtcgagcataggctcaactcccgagttccaatgcatcacttatgcaacatagataataatgattaaatgttgtctgtattagtgccttaaacatgaaggaGATTATaacaaaacaacatatcatactccagaggcaattaaagtatgctagcggaagactgtgatatgtatataaattatacaaaagtaatagcaagcccttagagtatgaatgtcactaagttaaataattacaagtttaattcaaaatatacaaaatcagaatgtataatgttctctatccaaaaccctataGCCCCGTCAGTGTaactccaagtctacatagacccgccaaagagttgcatataggagaactcctcctcatcatcataatagTCTGGCTCTTCCttataagcatcgccatcacctacagctaagacagagtctggttagtgtttaaaacactggctcagaacgtgggagtgagtgatcaactcagtggagtcataaggcaaaggttaacatgttatcaattcaatcaagcagtaatgataaagcagtacaatcaagTGTCGCTAAGTACTATGGTTAATGCaaacatgatatgtattaatgatgcatggcCTCACCTGCACTCCATCTACGATCTTCCTCTTACAATCgcagcatgcaccccttcctctgtgcacttcctagccaaagcaccgtgcaatgcgatgcatatttgtattaaccaagttcttaattagacatattcaaatagcaggattgggaagataagtcacctccctttacatcataacctaaatattgatccatctatggtcgtcaatcctagtagtcacatacgatagatggtttctaagtcgctacggagaggctcgtcaccgtcagcataggcttggtttatactctagtttactacgaaAATGCTTATCACCTCAACGTAGTTTATAGTGTATGCTCGATGTCattacgggctcgtcacctgatcgtaggccgacagctcaaatatagtgtcccataccaccgtatttggctcacgagtctgggttgctcagtGGACACTATGGGAAGGCCCgttgccccagcgtaggccgacagcatgaccatggtgtcccataccaccatgcccggctcatgagtcttagcaaatcgAGGTACGAAGGTTAAatgggtttccactggtgagtttggtaccttagattcaagcagtagcgtccatacacggtgaacatacattgggccaatcgagttacttgacaaactcaacTAATACGAGCGTACGTCGACTTAATCAACATGAAATGCATAAgcattccgtgtggcctaaccactactggCAAACgacgtacgactcgaattcatcgaatgtatccgtcatggctaaatcaattcggccaccgatcgtaaaccattatcgattgcctgggctacattgtagccccaatcacacttcaaacattAAGATTCATGCGTGACAACCAAAGCcatcatgtgacaaccaaatctgaaTATAAATCTTATCTAAGCatttcaatataacacatactacacatgttataataCATAGGCAATTCATCTatcaatcacatagtagtaaggtaggttatataaagaaactgtaaccatagataaggggattgagaatcccatcttagcaccatcattacatacatttaaaccagcattttctcatttaggtattttatcaagaacttagtctacacatattacatatatgtaataaatcagttaaaacacatgttatagcaaatcctcctacATAGGAGTCTCCACATGCACATCAAccatgtattagcaatcaataattataacaagtacaaatcataatttcatattcattcaatcattttaacaaacacttataaTGCATTCAAAATAGCCTAACTTACATGTGTAGTATGCtgaaacatcctaactacgcatatgtgatagcactcaagtcaatcataaatcattgactgacattgaaagccttgaaaaccataacctaaacgtttatagtctgcaccttacaccGGTAGGttcgtaacaaactcagtttaaacaTTAAGTCCTCACCTACGGCACAACGGTAGCATATAGCATGAAATAGTTTAGCTACTTCAGcatttacactatttgaaaccttaaaataggttagggttaggatttcttacccgaaaatggaaccagaattgcTGGTATAGCGATACGGTAGTAGTAATACGATATGTAGAGCAGCAGGGAAGAATCTTTGTAGCAAACCCTAgctttccctcacactttctctctcttttcttctctttctttttctcttctctcacctagagttagaaattcgtatgtgaagggtgagagagggctttaggcctttatataagcccaggactgatggaaatgaccacagggccaaggtatacttaagttatagtcAAAGGGTGACAGTTTTGGTCCACCGGAACACTTCCGGAGGCCCATTTTCAgcatgcagtcggacttaagcaccttaacattggatctaggttgatttaagttttcggtctgattggatttacagatcgaccgcagaggaccaatttcaattcaacagtcacctgcattcgattagggccacaagtacactgacatgtgttggaaatttttcttgatctgagggtgtaattgggtcagatttcgacggcctgaatccttagatttgacctgcaagtgaacgactcaattcaattaagtttcagttcattttctaaagatattcacgtttctcacacacttcgctctggactcaagttgtgcgtttctgggtactattaggacttgatttccgaagtAGTTGTAAAGTCCAATAAtgtggtcataaccatatagttttgggGCATCAATCGGATTTTTGACGTGTGGTCCAgatccgatacgaagtttcatgatgctcccgagagcaactgagttttgagatagatcctaagtttttaggtaatatagcGTTAGCGGTTCTACTTgttttgagtcttgtagatcgtatttaaaatgattagtgctaattcTATATCTAATATAGTTTGACACTTAGCTAATCCTcgactaatttctaaaggatttgttccttagtgatttctgcctgaggtggtaatcgggtctttgtacagattttttcgagatgttacagtaATGAGGGCAAATTAGGTATTTCACATAGTAGCAACTCACCATATAAAGAGGTGTGGTGTTGTATGTTCAATGTAAGCAAGCAAAGCAATATCAAGCTAGAAAGCTATTTTCAATAAGGAAATTTTTTTATTCCCTTCTTgtgtgtttgaattatctcccaaggctttgtaaagccaacagaGTTGATGTTAGGTCGTAGAACTTTCACTAACAATCATTTGTGTATTCTTGTTACTAGTACGATTAACAAAACAAGATTCATAAAAGTTCATCCCAAATAAATGAGtagggctatgatgatgatgaatctttTGCCCATTCATCCTTACTGATTTGGTTTTGTAGTTacaaaacattattttttttcatgcgAAGgctgtttaaatattttaattgcATTTTTTGCAGTATCTAGTGCAATCAGCTGTTGATGGATATAATGTGTGCATATTTGCATATGGTCAAACCGGTTCTGGAAAGACATTCACAATATATGGGTCCCAAAGTAATCCAGGACTTACCCTCTAGTGCAACTGCTGAGCTTTTCAAGATTTTAAAGCCTGACAGCAATAAATTTTCTTTCTCATTAAAGGTAATTCTTGTAAAATGGGTACCAACATTTTGGAAATTGTGTATTTTATGCTTCTTAACTTTCTCTATGTTGATGAATCTTTCTAATTGTCTATGGATTAGAATGAGTTTTATGGTTCACAGCTGAAGGACCCTCACTTCCTTCTTTGATGCTTGCTTAAATGCTACATGACCATTAAAATTAAGTTTTAAAGCTAGTTCAATTATATTTCATAAGGAATTGACATCGTTTTTGAAAGAATGCAGGCTTATATGGTGGAATTATATCAAGATACTCTAGTAAATCTTCCATTACCAAAGAATGCAAAACATATGAAATTAGAAATAAAGAAAGATCAAAAGGTAATTACCTATTCTACACTAAGTGCttggatttgatttgattttattttatttttacattctaGAAAATGTGAGAAGATTGtaggttttgtttttgtttttatttttatttttttgtttttatttttttgtttttatttttttttaaatttattttttttaccatgcATCTTTGACTAACTATTTGTTCTCCTAATAGGGGATGGTAACAGTGGAGAATGAAACGGTTGTACCCATTTCAATGAGGATTTGACACTAATTATCTTGAGAGGGTCTGAGCGACAACATACCTCTGGCATTCAGATGAATGAAGAAAGTTCTAGTTTGATAATACTCTCAGTTGTTATTGAGAGCACCAACTTTCAAACACAATCTCTTGCTAGATGAAAGGTTAGACATTAATCATCATGCCATTAATTAGTTCTATCATACGAGGTGCACAATTTTGTTTTACCTATGTTAGCTCTCACAATATTAGATAGAAATTATGACACTGTTGCCACTGCTCCCAAATGAATGAATGCACTGGGCCATCTCTATTACAAGGGAACTATTTGATCCACATTTCACACAATTTTGTGGAATTATGCACCATTTTCTCTATTATTGTCCCAGCTAATAGTGCATTACTCTAGGTGGATGCATTGGCAATTTGTGGCACTCTACCTAAGCTTTGGCTCCAACTTAAGATGCCTTCTCGAGTGTGATGGAACCTCAATTACTAGAATGGGAGGAGACGTGGGGCCATCTATTAACAAGTTCAAAGTTAACTTTTTTAGGAATAAGTGTCTCACCATATGTCCATAAATACAATCAGGTACGCACTCTAATACTTGCACAAACTATTATGCAGTTGTCAATGAAAAAACTATTGGATTTCAAATGACATCATATCCTATACATGTATTACTTAAAAATTCAATAACTCAGCCCTCTACAGAAATCATATCGTTTGATAAACTCGCATGCTAGTATGCCCAGCCCATGTACATACTGCTCATGCGCCACGATGAGCCATTTATCAGGTAGGTCGCACCATGTACAAGGCCAGCCCTAGAGTTCAGGTTGGttgattcatcaggtggggcaccaatgtatgaaacaaatggatgtctATTCCATGTGCTTTGGGTGTCCTAAATCCTAATGAGAGGAATGGCCTGATTCTTGGACCAGGGGATCGATGTTGCCTGGCCCAACTGATGGGCTGGGCTACGCATGGATCTGATTAGAATGTATCTCATAGGGCACTCATGTATGAAACAAATGTATCTGATTGGAATGATAAGTGCTTGTTATTACAGTTCTGCTGCTGAAGTGGAAAACTGTTTCTTGTTTGTTTctcttttgattttaaaaaatcaacatGGTTTTGTTTTGAAAATGCGTCAGAACATCAGGATGTTTTTGACATGGAGCATATGCACTTGCATCTTCCCCGAACCCAACGCTGTTAGTGGGCCTTACATGCAGCAACGTGGTCCACCAGCTCGCTTCGGTTGTGTAATTTTGGGTCCAAAACTAGGTATTGGGTCAGCTCAGTCACTGAATCTGAGGCTGTGTGGGTGTGGCTGTTTATGCCTCGTCCCAGCTGGAAGATCAGGCCTGGGCCCACACCCTTAATGAAAAACTGAAACCCGAGCCATGCACATGGTGGGTCGCGTCCAGAATTCATATCAGCCAGGTTGGCCGGGCCAATTGACCTTCCTCCCCATAAACAAGAAAAACTACAATATTATAGATTGCTCAACAAAAGTATCTGAGAAAATGATCCTATGCACACCAAAGCTCGGGTGTATGTGAACTCTTCGCTATCTGAAAGTTGTGCATGCCCGTCATGATATCGTCCATCTTTGTTGTGCTTATGATCAAAAGATCTGAACCTTCTAGTCTATAAACTTCTGGAGGCAATCTATTCATTGGGTTGTGGAGTTATAtgtgtcactacaagaaaagggggctttagcctcagttcaaaactgaggcaaaaaaaggttaaaaagtgaggctaaaacctttagcctcagttttgcctcagttatccaaaccgaggtcgaaacccccgtggctaaaggctttagcttcaGTTTTAGCAACAGAGGCTAAAATGATTTATAgtctcggttcttcaagtgaagctaaaagaacctttttagcttcagttttctcgaaatgaggctaaatcaaaattttagcctccattgtttccaactgagactaaatccaaattttaacctcagttgcctccaattgaagctaaatctatttttaaccgcagttctcaacaaccaaggctaaagcctttagccacgagaTTTCAACctaggttctcaacaaccgaggctaaatccaagcctcaattacaaattgaggctaaaaatatttatttttttaatatttatttaaactacaaatccattcattcaatccactcatgaaacaatcaatcatgaaagccacaataccaacaaaacagttaacaacagtctatttaaagtttaactcaatcaaactgttacataacattaggttccacaaataatacaaagtcatggCCGCGCCCGTCATCACCGGTGCCATCGTGCTTGGCGGACCCTGACATAACACTGCTTATCCATCTTTTGCTGCTTCTAGGCCAGCATCATCATTGCCTCTACCAGCATTCTCCATTCGGATTGTGCGTAGCAGGCCCTGCAACCTCAACAGGTAGCTCTGGCCTGCTAGCTACGTGTGCACGTAGCATGTGGCTATCAAAACACTAGCAGAGGGCACCCAGAGTCAGCGTGAAGGTTGGAGAGGGCGCTGAGGTCGAGGTTAGGGAAGACGGAGTAGCGGCAACGGGGGCACTTCACATTCAACCGGAACCACTCGTCAATGCATTCCACATGAAAATTGTGGGCACAAGGGAGCCCCTGAACCTACACATGCTCAATCAGAACCCATTCTCAATTTTgtaaaataaacaaatatcacGAATCTGGGGTTCTTCGCGCATACACTCATAACTATTAAAGCTTTTTCTGGTCAGATTGATTTGTTCTTTACATGGGCCCTGATATGATGAAGTACTTAATTTGCTATTATCTGCATTTCGGTGCCTACCCATCATCCCAATCATTTCCATCTGCTTCTGTGCCACTGCCATAGAATTTGGTGACTTGACTGCTTTTATCCTATTTATAGAATTTTCCCCATCTGCAATAAGTCCCATTCTGATTTCCACATTGCGCCTCAGAACTGTCTCAATTGAATTTGTGATACTGCTCAAAAATCTCTCAGCTCTGGATTTAATATCTTTATTCCCAAAATGCTATATATGCAGTCATGACACCTGCATGCAGTAGAACACCAATCTCATTTGAACATGTACCATTATATATGTGTCTATGTATAATATAGAGaaatatatggagagagagagagagagagagagagagagagagagagagagagagggctgaaTTCATGGGTCCAGCCATTCTTTTGTAAAGTTCATTAGTTTTCCATAAACTTGGCCAATTCAAACTTGAAAATGAAAGATATACAAATCTTTGTCttagcttgagagagagagagagagagagagatagttgaaTTCATGGGTCCAGCCATTCTTTTGTAAAGTTCATTAGTTTTCCATAAACTTGGCCAATTCAAACTTGAAAATGAAAGATATACAAATCTTTGTCTTAGCTTTCGAAAATCATAtttaacagaaaaaataaaaataaaaataaaaaataaatcgtCAATTCTCAAAACAAAAAATGCA contains:
- the LOC131229026 gene encoding kinesin-like protein KIN-14E; protein product: MDIMCAYLHMVKPVLERHSQYMGPKVIQDLPSSATAELFKILKPDSNKFSFSLKAYMVELYQDTLVNLPLPKNAKHMKLEIKKDQKGMVTVENETVVPISMRI